The genomic window TCTTTTTTAAAGGAACTCAATGTCGCCAATCGAGATATGGGCCTCTTCAAGCAACTGTTTGGTCAGGCGGAGACCATGACTGTTTACCCATTTTTGGATTTTAGTTGCCATATCAAATATCACTGAAGGATATCCAAAGCTTAGCTAATTCCGGTCTTTTAATAGATGCAGGCATCAAGTATCGACAAGACATTGTCAAGCAGATCATTAGAAGCCCTTCCGACAGTCTTGGCTTGACGTGCAATGTAATCAATGGACTTGACCTGCTCTACCATAACAAATCCAGTCATATGTGGTTCTCCTGTGACCGCTACATGAAAAGGGTAGCTTCGATCGGTGGTAGTCAGGGGACAGACAATGGCAAGGCCTGTCCGCTGATTAAACAGGGTATTGCTCACAACGAGTGCAGGACGCCGCCCTTTCTGTTCATGACCGGACTGGGGATCAAAACTGACAGTGATGAAGTCTCCCTTTTTCGGAACATATGTTCCCACCTACCAGGCCTCCTTACCAACTGGCTGGCCCCAGTCGATTTCCTCAGCCTTGCGATTTTTAGGTATACGCGACACCAGTTCCTGCAAGCTACATTTACCGCGAACCTTTCTTACCGGCGCCACAACTATGATGCCGTCCTTCGCTGTTACGTCAACGTCGTCGCCAATCGATATATGAGCATCTTCAAGCACCTGTTTAGCCAGGCGTAGACCCTGACTGTTTCCCCACTTTTGGATTTTAGTTACCATATTAAACCTCTCTGATGGATAGCCAAAGTATAGCCAATAGGGGTTTAAGTGTCAAGCCAGGAAAAGCCTCTCAACCCGAATGATTGTTCATCCTTTTACCTTTTTACCTGCGTCCATCAGTTTGTTATGCCTTTTTCTCCCATTGGTCTCGTTTGACCTGTAATTCATCTCTTAACCATCTCTTAGCGTCGAGTAATGTAGTAATGTATGATCCATCCGATTTCATTAGGATCCATCCATCAACTATTTTGTCCGGATAATAAAATCTGAGGAAATGTAGTGGCTCAGGAGAGTATCGAATTATATCCACTCGTCTTGGTTTTTCCATTTTACCATTAATTCCAGTAATAATTCTACGGCCAGTGGGCTGGTTATTCTTCATAAGGCGAACAGTACGAAGAACGTTAGGATTAAGCTGACGGTATTCATCCACTAATTTGAAAAATTTTACCAACTGATTTTCCAGTTTAACCGAATACCTCTCTAAGGCATTTGCCCATCCAATTGAAGTTTCCCACCCTGTATAATAGTTAACCCAAATTAAAAAATGGTGTCCCATTTGAGGAACGGGCTCTATGATACTGTGATTATTAAGTGCAGAGTATTAACCCAAAATTTCTGATTCTAATTCATGGATAGATTGAACGTACATTCTTGGTCGTTCACGGATCAGATCAAGCCACGTAAATATATTACTGTTTTTTTTCATCGAATTCTCTCACTCTATGGGCATAACATATGACTATCAGGCATATATTTCACTTTAATTGTTCACAGGGCATAGCATAAAGAGAAACAAAAATAGCCATGCCCTGTTTATAAACAAGTCTAGAACTTTGCCCTTGGTATGGATGCCTCCTTCATGCTGTCGGCCATTGTCCAGAAGTATGCCTCACCGGTATAGAGATGAAAGACCGCAAGAAGTGGATTATCTGGCTCGGTAATGCCCATGGTCTTAAGAAATGGCCTTTCGGCTATGCATTTTTTCTTAATCTCCATATCCTCAATGATCTTCATCTTGCCGGAAACCCTCATTACCTTGCTGAAATTTGGCATTGTGAAATAGACCTCAACTTTACTGTTTTTCTCTATCTGTTTATAGAGCGCCTTTACAGACTGGGCCTGAAACCAGAAACCTGTTTCATCAGCATACCACATGCCCACTGCCCTCACCCTTGGCTGGTCACCCTCAACAGTTGCAAGATAACACATAGGATTTTCATTTGCGAATTTGGTATATTCCTCGATACTCATATTGGCCTCCATTATTAAAGGTTGGATATAATGTGCCGACGCTGAAATAGATATTGCCGGTCTTTCTATAAATTGGATGGCTTAATTTATGACCTAACCCCCTGCTATTGTCAAGGTATTCATGCCTCATAACCTTACCATAACTGGAGAAAAGGGTTGACAATAAAAACCCTCTCAGATAGAAAAACCGAACACTCGGTAAAGTGTACGTCAGGAACTCAAAATTGATCCTGCATAATAATGATATTTGTACTCTTATTAATGGAGCAAGTTATGATCAGTAAAAACCTTCTGTTCCGACTCTCTTCTTTTATCTTCCTCATGATCCTGATTGACTCAGCCTTTTTCATTTCACATGCAGAGGCGCAAAAGGCCAAAGTTATAAGGCTGGTGGTGCCTGCCGCAGCCGGTGATCCGCTTACTATCAAGGATGAGGAGCTGGCAAAAAGATTCAATGAACGTGTAAATGGCCGTTACAGGATACAGGTTTTTCCGGGTGAATCACTTGCACGCATACCAGAATACTTTGATGCAGTACGGGTCGGGGCCATAGAGATGGCCGATGTGGCGTGGGGCATATATTCAGGCTCTGACCCCAGGCTCTCCCTCATAGAGACCCCCTTTCTCTTTAACAGCATAGAGGCGGGCATGGCAGCGACAAAAGAGCTCCTTCCCCTTCACGATAAAATACTCCAGGAAAGGTTTAATGCAAAGGCGCTGGGGCTTATGCATTTTAGCGGTATTGAACTGATTATGCGCAAACCAGTAACAAGGCTTGAAGAGTGGAAGGGAAGAATGATTGGGGCCATAAGCCCTGCCATGTCAAGGATGATAAAGGATCTTGGCGGGTCGCCTGTTACGGTAATGTGGACAGACCTTTATACCAGTCTCCAGAAGGGTGTTATAGACGGCACTGCCAACGGCATCCACGGAAGCATAGAAAACGGGCTTCTGGATGTCTGCTCTGATGTGACATATTTTTTTGGCGCCGCCGCATGGAACGGCTACACCATCAACCTGAATCTCTGGAACAGCATGCCCCCTGATGTCCAAAAGATCCTTATTGAGGAGACCGAAAAGGCGGTTGACTGGATGCATAATAAACTTCTTGAATATGAAAAAGAGGATATGCAGACATTTATAAAAGGCGGGAAAAAGATTCACATCATCTCAAAAGAGGAGCGCGACAGGTGGAGAGAAAGGCTTTTACCATACCAGAAACAGCAGATAGAGAGTATGGGAGAGTTCGGTAAAAGGGTAAAGGAGATTGCAGATGATGTTAACAGCAGGTATCCATACCAGGTAAAAACCATCAGCGTGGAGTAAAAATGTCTCAGGGGCTGCTTAATAAGACAGACAGGGCACTTGAAAGGTTAAGCAATCTTTTTGCCGCACTGAGCGGCATAATGATCCTTTTTATGGCCTTTACGGCGACATACGGTGTTGTGAGAAGATATCTCTTTAAAAGCCCGGAACCATACTCCTATGAACTGAGCACCATATTCCTCTTATGGACCTTTGTGCTTGCGCTCGCCTATCTTGAAAAACTGGATGGTCACCTGAGGGTAGATTTTTTTATCGTGCTTCTCCCTGAAAAGATCAGGCTTTTCCTGCTCAATGTAGCAGGCCCCTTTTTCGGCCTTGTGTTCTGTTCTGTTTTGACCTGGGAGGGGTGGAGATCTGCCGCATACTCCCTTGAGATAGGAGAGACAAGCATGTCTGTATGGGCTATCCCCCTTTTTCCTGTAAAAATTGTTATTCCTTTTGGATATGGCCTGCTCTGTATCGTGCTGTTATTGAAGATCATAAGAGGTTTTATAAATATTGATGGGCGTAAGATGTAATTGACATTGTTTTTATCTGGTAGCTCAACCTGGAGAGAGATTGGATTACAACACCGCATCCCTTTTATGTGCAGGATTAATGCTTTTCCTGCTGCTGATAGGCGTGCCCATAGCATATGCACTGGGATTCAGCTCAATAGTGGTCGGCTATTTTGCCTTTGGAAGCTTTGCCCTCCAGAAGGCGGGCTGGACAACATTTCAGTTACTCTATAATCTTACCTGGACCCCGCTTCCCCTTTTTACACTTATGTCATTTCTGATTGCAGAGACCAGGATGGGTGAACACCTGTTCAGGGCAGCAAGAAACTGGATGTCAAGGCTGCCGGGCGGTCTTTTTGTTGCCGCCATTATGGGCGAGGCGGGCATGGCTGCGGCCCTTGGGGCAAGCGGGCCTACCATAATCGCTGTTGGCAATGTGGCAGTGCCTGAATTCAAAAGATACTCATACAGCAAGGCCATTGGCCTTGGGGCATTAACAAGCGGGGGAGTGCTTGGGCCGCTTATCCCGCCAAGCGCAACAATGATTATCTATGCCATACTTGCCAATGTGCCCCTTGGTCACCTCTTTATTGCAGGTGTTATGCCGGGGCTCCTTCTGGCAGCCATGCTCTCAATCGTGCCGGTTATCATGTGCGCCAGAAACCCGCTTCTTGGAAGGGCCGCAGGAAGGGTAAGCTGGGAAGAGAGATTCTCATCGCTCAGGCTTATATGGCCTGTTGTGCTTGTGATGTTCGGTATCCTGGGCTCTATCTATTTCGGGATTGCAACACCAACCGAGGCAGGGGGCGTGGGCTGCTTTATTGTGCTTGTTGTGGCGATCCTCTTTTTTGATCTGAGGTTAAAGGGGCTATACAGGGCAATAGTTCAGACCGCTGTACTTAACTCAACCATAATGATCATACTTGTGGGCTCATCCTTTTTCACATATGTGTTTGGCAGCTCATCAGTAGCACAGAACCTCTCTCTGGTTATTGCCTCTTTAAACATGCCGCCAATGGCGGTTATTGTGGCCATAATGTTTTTACTCCTGGTTCTGGGATGTTTCATAGACGGGATTACCATCATGATGCTTACTATCCCTATCTTTGTACCGATAATAACTGAACTCGGGTTTGACCCGGTATGGTTCGGCATACTGTTTGTAATTAACATGGAGATAGCCCTTATAACCCCGCCAATGGGGATCAACTTTTTTCTTGTGAGAAACAATTTTGATATTTCAAGCATGGAACTCTTAAAAGGGGTGTTTCCATTTTTGATTATGCTTGTAATTTTTCTGGCAATAACAGTAATATTCCCCCAGATCAGTTTATGGCTTCCGGGGTTGATGAGAGGGAATTGAGAGGGCTCAGGGCTTAAGGCGCAGGGTAAGATAAGGGTATTTCTGTAGGGGCAGGCCTGTGTGCCTGCCCGTATCAGTTTGCATGTGGTAGAAATTTCAGGCAACCACAGGGGGTTGCCACTACAGATATTTATTTTGCAAAGAGAAGTATTCCGGATAGAAAATCGGATTTGATTGACAGGAGAATGGAATGAAATACAGCAAATACATAGTCCAGGGCATAACCCCTGAGATGAAGAGGATGTCATATGCGGGGAAACCCCAGGATATCCCCCCTGAAAATGCAAAGCGGATCGCCTGGATGGATGACCACATTGTAGAAGGCGCATTCTATACAGAGGCGGTATGGATATGGAAGGGGGACGAGGGCTCTGTTGAGCGGCCCCATACCCATGAGTTTGATGAGGTGATCACCTTTTTCGGGAGCGACTTTAATAACCCGGATGAACTCAATGGTGAAATCGAATTCTGGTATGATGATGAACAGCACATCTTTACAAAAAGCGTTATGCTCTTTATACCAAAGGGGCTCAAACACTGCCCGCTGATCATCAGGAGGGTGGATAAACCCATATTCCATTACACGGCAGGGACAGGGAAGAGTCACTTGCAGGAGATTAAGGGATAATAGAAGATAGGCTTGAGGTCTGAGGTCTGAGGGCAGGAGACAGAAGTCAGAATACAGAGGACAGAGGTCAGAAGTCAGGAGAGAGCAGGAAGGAGGAAGAGAAAATGCGAATAGATGATGTGCAAAGCTATCTGATGGAGAAACCTATAAGGAACAGGCTTAAGGGTAAAAACCAGGGGGAGGTGCTCACCTATGCAAGTGATGCCCTTATACCCGGCCTTAACTATTATGCCCAGCTCAGGTGGATAACAGGCATGCCTGTGCCTGATGTGTCAGACACAGGTCTGGTGAGTGACTGCAACAAGATAGTGCTCTTCTGGGGCAATGATTATAAAGAGCCTGAAAGCTTAGGCGCAGAGATTGAGTTCATGCTTGATGGAACATCTTTAAGGTTCAGCCGTTCAAGCGCCATATTTATCCCGGAGGGTGTTAGCCACGGGCCTGCCACATGGAAGAGCTTTGCATCTCCCCACATGGAGATGACAATCCTTATCAACAGGGGAAATCGAAATGGAGAAATAGCTGCGGATAAGGCAGGCAGTTTGAGGCACATATCTGATCCTGAGAAATACCTGGTACGAAAACCCGCATATGAGGTTGTGGCCCCAACACCAACAAAAAACAGGATGCACCCCTCCATGACCTTTATGAGCAATAACCTTGTGCCTGGCTCAAACACATACCTTGAGTTCAGTTGGATATGGGGCATGCCTGACCCTGATCCACATATCTTTGAGCATGTCCATGATGATTCAAACGAACTGGTTTTCCACATAGGTGGAGACCCTGATAACCCTGAAAGCTTAGGCGCAGAGATAGAGATATTTCTTGATGAACGACCTCTTTTATTAAAAAAGACATGCGCCCTTTATGCGCCTAAAAATGTGACTCACGGCCCGCTTAAATGGAAGAGTTATAAGCGGCCACATATAGAGATGGCCATAATTTTTGATGCAGGTGTGCTTGCCCAGTCTGACCCTGGCGGGCATCAGAAGAATATTAACGTAGAGGATGGGAAATGACCTTAAACAGTTGTAAAAAATATATGGTCACAAATCCCCTTAGAGAGGCGGGTAAAGATATCAAAGGAAGAAGCGCCCCTGTTATGACATATATGAGTAATGACCTTGTGCCGGGGTGCAACAAATATATTGATATAAGCTGGATAACAGGCATGCCTGATCCCAATCCCCATGTTATTGAACATGTGCTTGACTATGACAGGGTGATCTTTTTTGTGGGGAGCGACCCATTTAACCTTGAAGATCTGGGCGCAGAGATAACATATTACCTTGGCGGGCAGCCCATAAAATTTGATACAACAACTGCCATCTATATCAAAAGGGGGATAAAGCATGGCCCGGCCATATGGAACTCCTTTTCAAGGCCGCATCTTGAGATATCAATCATCATGGGACCTGAAAAGAATGACAGGGCATGGGTTGACCCGATGCAGAATGGAAAATCATCGGAAATAATCCCTCAGAAAAACGATGAAGTGGATTATGAAAAATATGTGGTAAGAAAACCGCTTATACTTCAGGGTACAGATGTAACAGATGCAATGGAGAGCCCGGCACAGATTTATATGAGCAGCGCCCTTATCTCTGAGAGTAAGCTCTATGTGGATTTTGGCTGGATACCGGGCGTGCCGGGGTTGAATCCTCCTATACCTGACCACTCCCATGATTATGAAGAGGTGGTGCTGCTAGTGGGTAATGACCCAAATAACCCTGAAGTTTTGGGTGCTGAGCTGGAGTTCTGCATAAATGATGAACCCCTCACATTTGATACAACAACAGCGATATATGCCCCGAAATCCTTAAAACACGGGCCGCTTACATGGAAGGGTTTTGAAAGACCCCATTTGCTTATGCCCATAGTCTTCGGTACGGGGTCGATAGCGGAGGCAGCGCCTGCGGGGTATAGGGAATAAGAGGGGTGCAGGGCTCAAGGCACAGGGCCCAGGGTAAAAAATGTAAGGCGCATCCTCCTTCGCTAAAGCTATGGCGGACAAGAGGCACAGGGTATAATAGGGTATAAGGTTTGCGGTTTGAGGTCTGAGGTATTCGGTAAAGAAAAAAAGGAGAAAAGATATGATCAGGGCTACTGTATTTTATCCATCTGGTGAGGGCAGGTTTGATATGGAGTATTATCTCAATTCACACATCCCCTTTGCGGAAAGACTCTTGAAGCCCTACGGGCTTATACGTGCGGAGGTGGACAAAGGCATTTCAGGCGGGGGCCCGGGTGAGGCTGCCCCATTTGCAACTATTGCCTGCATGGTATTTGATAATATGGAGGAGATGACAAAGGGAATGATTGCCCATGACGTTGACCTGTCAGCCGATTTGAAAAACTTCACAGATATAAAGCCCTTTTTCCAGATAAGCGAAATTTTAAGATAAAAATCTTAATTCTTGCTAAAGTGTTTTTATTTGTATTATTATTTCAATCGTATTCGAATCGGGATAAATCAAATAAAAAGATTCAAATCAGCCTGAAATGGAGGTGGGGGTATGTTACTGGATGAGATAGATCTGGCATTGATCAAGGAGTTGGAAAAGGATGCAAGGATTAGCAGTGACGCTTTGGCAAAGAGTCTTGATATCAGCTCCACAACAATAAGGAGAAGGACAAGGAGGTTAATTCAGGAGGATGTAATCAAGATCGTTGCCATCCCTGACCTGAAAAAACTCGGCTACTCCTTTATTGTAGGTATACAGATGGAGCTGGATCAGAAAAAGATCGAGAATGTTACCAAGGAGCTTATTAAGCATCCCAATGTAAGGAGTGTCTGGACTGTCACTGGCAGATACAATCTTACATCTATGGCGGTTTTTAAATCCACAGAGGAGTTTTCAGAGTTTATGCGCTCGGTAGTGGGCGAACTCGATGGCCTGAAATCCGTTGAAACAAACATTTACCTTGAACTGATTGGCTCACAGTCACAGGTGAAATCATAGGCCGCCTGGTGAGGGGAAGCCCTCACTAAAAGGCCATTTTGTTCTGCGTATGCTTCAATGCGACCGTCCCTTGGGATATTCACTTTTATCATCAAAATGGAGGGTAAAATGTACAGGGGGGGATATACAGGCAGGATACTCAGAATCAACCTTACAGATCAATCCATAAAAACAGAACCTTTACCCGAAAATCTTGCAAGGAGCTATATAGGAGGCGCAGGTTTTGGCATTAAACTCCTTTTTGATGAGTTGAAAAAGGGAATCCTCCCTCTCTCCCCTGAAAATAGACTCATATTCGCACCCGGACCGCTTACCGGTACCTCTGTCCCGTGCGCGAGCCGTATGGCGATTACGAGTAAATCACCCCTTACAGGTGCGGTGGGGATCTCTCTTACTGGCGGATATTTTCCTGTGGAGCTCAAGTTTGCAGGATATGATGTCATGATCATAGAAGGCAAATCTGAAAAGCCGGTCTACATTTCTATAAAAGATGACAGCGTAAAAATAAAGAGTGCTGAAAAGGTCTGGGGCATGAAGACCACAGATACCCAGCAGATTATAAAAAACGAACTGAATGATCAGAATACAAGGATAGCCTGTATAGGGCCAGCTGGTGAAAACCAGAGCAGGCTTGCATCCATTATAAATGAACTAAGGGCAGCCGGAAGAAAGGGGCTGGGCGCGGTTATGGGCTCAAAAAATCTCAAGGCAATAGCGGTAAGGGGCACTGGCTCTGTAAGTATTGCATCAAATGAAAGGCTTAAGACCGCCCGTGACTTCATGGCAAAGGAGATGAAGAACAGCCCTGTGCTCTACCCTCAGTTTGCTAAACTCGGTACACCCATGGTGGTGGATGCCTTGAGTGAACTTGGCATATTCCCGGGCAAAAACTATGGGGAGACAGGCGTCTTTGTGCCGGTTGATGAGATAGGGGTAAAGACGCAGCTCACCAGAAATATGGGGAAGGAGCACTGTTATGGTTGCCCGGTAGGGTGCAGCCAGTTAAAGCTTGCAAAGACAGGAGAGTATTCGGGTATTATGTCAGAGGGGCCTGAGTTTGAGACCATGTACTCATTTGGCAGTACAACGGGTGTGGACAATATAGATGCCATTATCGCCGCAGACAGGATATCAGATGAACTGGGCATAGATACTATTTCTGCCGGGGTAACCATAGCCTTTGCAATGGAGCTTTATGAAAAGGGGATAATCAATTCCTCAGATACAGGCGGGATAGAGCTCAAATTCGGAAACCACAGGGCAATGGTGGATATGCTGAGACTAATGGCCTACAGGGAGGGTTTTGGTGATATCCTCTCTGATGGCTCAAAGGCAGCAGCAGAACGTATCGGGAAGGGGTCCGAAAGGTATGCCATGCATGTTAAGGGGCTTGAACTGCCCGGTTATGATGTTAGGGGTGCAAAGGCGCACGGGCTTAACTATGCCACCGCATACACAGGGGCAGACCATAATAGGGGCTATGCATTTCAGGAGATATTTGGCATACCGATCCCTGAACCTGTGGACAGGTTTTCAATTAAGGGGAAGGGGGCGCTCACAAAATGGAATCAGGATGTGCGATCCGCCACCTGTGATGCCCCTACCATGTGCGCATTTCTTCTGGATATGGCTGTTCCAGCGGTTGCTACACAGAATACTGCTAACATTTTAGAGGCGGTTACCGGTTTAAATTTTACCCCGGATGAGATAGAAAAGGTTGGAGAGAGGATGAATAACCTTGCAAGGCTCTTTAATGCAAGGGAGGGTTTTGGCCGTAAGGATGACAATCTCCCTGAAAGGATACTTACAGAACCTATAAAGGATGGCAACTCAAAGGGCAGCTTTATAAGCCGGGAAGAGCTTGATACAATGCTGGATGAGTATTATGCAGCAAGGGGATGGGACAGGGAGGGCATGCCGACAAAGGCCAAGCTTGAGGAATTGGGGTTATGAAGGGTGCGGCTGAATAAATAATAATTGATTTGCACAAGGCTCAAGGCGCAGGGCACAAGGGAAAACATAATAACCCTAAATCTATGATCCTGAATTTTAAATTTGAGATTACAGATCTTCAATTTTGAATCTTCAATCTTGAATTTTCTCCCCCTGCGCCCATCTTTTTATATCCCCATTTCCTGATTTATCAGCACCACCTTTATCCTCCCCTTTGGAAATGATTTTTCAGTAATCGTCCATGAGTTGCATATCCTTGCAGGGCTTTTACAGTCAGCGCATCGGGCTGACTTTACGCACGGCGTCTTCATATCAAGCCTCATGGCATTTATGGGGGCTGCATAGTTTTTTATCCTGTACATGGCATCCTCTAAATCCGCCACTATCTTGTTTCTCCCGGCCAGTATTATCACATTCTTTGGCCCGTAGGTTATTGCCCCAACCCTGTTACCGATCATGTCCAGGTTGATCAGGTGCCCTGCCTCTGTAATTGCATTAGTGCCTGTAATAAAAAGGTCTGTTAGCAATGCCTGCCTGCGCCTTTCAGCCACCTCTTCCTGAGTAAATCTCTTTCTGTCATATGTATCAAGTATCTCATAATCCCTGCTGTTTTTAAGGGCATCATAAATGCCCGATGCAAGGAAGGTCATGGATCCACCCCATGAGATGCTTTTAGGTTTTATATCAGGGATAATTTCCAGCTCCACAATCTCTTTTGCCTTTGCGGCGTCCTTTGCAACAAAGGCATCAAAGTTGTTTTTTATTAATGCGCTTTTTACCTCTTCAAGCCGGTTTGCCCAGTAAAATTCAGCCGGTTTTTCCATTGGTTTTCTCCTTGTTAAATAGGTATTTACCCTTTAAAAATTGCTTTTGTGGACATTTATATAATATTTTGATTACAATGTTGAACAAATTTCAGTGTATGGTTGTCTATTCACTTATACTTTTTTGGCCTTTTAACGACTTATGGGATATTATACCCGGTATTTATTATAAAACCCTGTTTTATAATATGGAGTAAACAGGGAAATGCAATAAAAGAAAACCATCAATTAAAGGAGATGATATCATGAAGAATATCTACAGGCTTTTATTAACAGTATTTTGTCCGGCCCTTCTTGTATTTTCAGGTTGTGCCGCCCATACAAGAAACCTTAACCCTAAGGGTGAGGCACCTTATGATGCAAGTTATGATTTTTCAGATAAAAACAAGATCGTTGAAGGGCTTGTTGCCCCGCTGCTTGCTGCGCCGACCTTTCCGGTAGAAAAAAAGCCGATACTGATTGTTTATCCAGTGGTTAATGAGACATCTGAACATATCAGCACAGGGGGTATCACAGATGCGATCAGGATGAGGCTTATAAATTCAGGCAGGTTCAGGTTTATTGATGAGCGTCAGAGAGAGAACATACAGGAAGAGACCATGTATCAGGATCAGGGTTTTGTTGACCCTGCCATGCGTGTTCAAAAGGGGCGGCAACTGGGGGCAGATTATATCCTGAGCGGGACTCTCAGATCAATAAAGAGTAAACAGCCCAGGCAAATGCGCCTTAATAAAAAAGAGCGAATATACTACAGCCTTGATCTTACTATGACAGACCTTAAGACCGGTGAAATCGCTTATGCGGATCAGGTAGAACTTGCTCGCGAGGCATCAAGACCCATTATAGGCTGGTAGCAAAATAATATGCGCCACAGATATATCCTGCTAATCGTCATACTCCTGTTATCAGGCTGTGCAGGCAGGCCGCTTCAGAAGGCCAGGCTGGACTTCTTTTCAGGCAACCTTGCAGCAGCGGATAAGACCCTTGGAGACTGCCTTCAGCTCCCTTCACGGAACCGATTGCTATGTTATATGGAAAAGGGGTTAATCCTTCATTACATGGGAGCATATGAGGAGAGTACAGATATACTTCTGAGGGCATCCAGGTTTGTAAAGGATCAGGATTTTGTAAGCATCAAAGATCAGTCAGCAGCAGTAATGATCAACGACCTCACTGCCACTTACAAGGGCGAATATGCTGAAAGGCTCTGGATACATACATTCCTGATGATAAATTTCCTCTTGCAGGGGAGGCATGAGAGCGCCCTTGTGGAGGCCAAGCAGGCACTTGAGGTCTTTGACGAATATCCTGACTCACTTGAAAATGACCTTTTTACAAGGGCGCTTATTGCACTGTGTTTTGAGAACATGAACCAGCCTGACAGCGCCCGTATAGAATATGAAAAGCTGGCAAGGGCTATGGCGAGGGAATCATATCGGCCTGAACCGGTTACACAGGGTAAGGGTGAGCTGGTGCTCTTTATAGCCCAGGGGCGGATACCCGCCAAGGTCTCTTCCGATGTTGTATTGCCGCCGTCTATAAGGATATCTGTACCCAGGTATGAAGAGACCTCTGCCTACCCAACTGCGGATATAAAGGTGAATGACACTGCTATATACCCTTATACTGTAGAAACAGATATGGGTGAGGTTGCCAAGGCATCCCTTAATGACCGGGCAGCACAGTATCTTACAAGGCAGGCACTCAGGGCAGGCGCAAAGGAGGCAATCGCCCAAAAGGTAGGTAAAGAAAATGAGCTTGCTGAAGTGCTGGCCAGGGTTGTCCTTTTTCTTTTAGAGGAGGCAGATACCCGCTCATGGGAGACCCTGCCAGGAAGCCTTACCCTTGCCAGGGTCACGCTGGAT from Desulfatiglans sp. includes these protein-coding regions:
- a CDS encoding mRNA-degrading endonuclease translates to MGTYVPKKGDFITVSFDPQSGHEQKGRRPALVVSNTLFNQRTGLAIVCPLTTTDRSYPFHVAVTGEPHMTGFVMVEQVKSIDYIARQAKTVGRASNDLLDNVLSILDACIY
- a CDS encoding AbrB/MazE/SpoVT family DNA-binding domain-containing protein gives rise to the protein MVTKIQKWGNSQGLRLAKQVLEDAHISIGDDVDVTAKDGIIVVAPVRKVRGKCSLQELVSRIPKNRKAEEIDWGQPVGKEAW
- a CDS encoding pyridoxamine 5'-phosphate oxidase family protein; protein product: MSIEEYTKFANENPMCYLATVEGDQPRVRAVGMWYADETGFWFQAQSVKALYKQIEKNSKVEVYFTMPNFSKVMRVSGKMKIIEDMEIKKKCIAERPFLKTMGITEPDNPLLAVFHLYTGEAYFWTMADSMKEASIPRAKF
- the dctP gene encoding TRAP transporter substrate-binding protein DctP, whose product is MISKNLLFRLSSFIFLMILIDSAFFISHAEAQKAKVIRLVVPAAAGDPLTIKDEELAKRFNERVNGRYRIQVFPGESLARIPEYFDAVRVGAIEMADVAWGIYSGSDPRLSLIETPFLFNSIEAGMAATKELLPLHDKILQERFNAKALGLMHFSGIELIMRKPVTRLEEWKGRMIGAISPAMSRMIKDLGGSPVTVMWTDLYTSLQKGVIDGTANGIHGSIENGLLDVCSDVTYFFGAAAWNGYTINLNLWNSMPPDVQKILIEETEKAVDWMHNKLLEYEKEDMQTFIKGGKKIHIISKEERDRWRERLLPYQKQQIESMGEFGKRVKEIADDVNSRYPYQVKTISVE
- a CDS encoding TRAP transporter small permease, which produces MSQGLLNKTDRALERLSNLFAALSGIMILFMAFTATYGVVRRYLFKSPEPYSYELSTIFLLWTFVLALAYLEKLDGHLRVDFFIVLLPEKIRLFLLNVAGPFFGLVFCSVLTWEGWRSAAYSLEIGETSMSVWAIPLFPVKIVIPFGYGLLCIVLLLKIIRGFINIDGRKM
- a CDS encoding TRAP transporter large permease subunit, which encodes MDYNTASLLCAGLMLFLLLIGVPIAYALGFSSIVVGYFAFGSFALQKAGWTTFQLLYNLTWTPLPLFTLMSFLIAETRMGEHLFRAARNWMSRLPGGLFVAAIMGEAGMAAALGASGPTIIAVGNVAVPEFKRYSYSKAIGLGALTSGGVLGPLIPPSATMIIYAILANVPLGHLFIAGVMPGLLLAAMLSIVPVIMCARNPLLGRAAGRVSWEERFSSLRLIWPVVLVMFGILGSIYFGIATPTEAGGVGCFIVLVVAILFFDLRLKGLYRAIVQTAVLNSTIMIILVGSSFFTYVFGSSSVAQNLSLVIASLNMPPMAVIVAIMFLLLVLGCFIDGITIMMLTIPIFVPIITELGFDPVWFGILFVINMEIALITPPMGINFFLVRNNFDISSMELLKGVFPFLIMLVIFLAITVIFPQISLWLPGLMRGN
- a CDS encoding EthD family reductase codes for the protein MIRATVFYPSGEGRFDMEYYLNSHIPFAERLLKPYGLIRAEVDKGISGGGPGEAAPFATIACMVFDNMEEMTKGMIAHDVDLSADLKNFTDIKPFFQISEILR
- a CDS encoding Lrp/AsnC family transcriptional regulator, with product MLLDEIDLALIKELEKDARISSDALAKSLDISSTTIRRRTRRLIQEDVIKIVAIPDLKKLGYSFIVGIQMELDQKKIENVTKELIKHPNVRSVWTVTGRYNLTSMAVFKSTEEFSEFMRSVVGELDGLKSVETNIYLELIGSQSQVKS